One segment of bacterium DNA contains the following:
- a CDS encoding ATP-binding protein: MEDILYRYNPWWEDKYVLEGMIERRNLLELMKKYFSLPQIVFLTGLRRIGKTTLLKLFIKYLIDKQGIDPKRVFYVSMDDYLLAKKSILELVEGFRGIHRIAFKEKVFLFFDEITYKDNFELQLKNLYDSHNVKIYVSSSSASAFKSKKAYLTGRNIIIEALPLDFEEYLEFRGIVISKADTQLAKRYFEDYLGIGGIPEYVLHRDMDCLRELVDDIIYRDIVAFYGVKNPNILKEFFVLLMERSGKQVSINKMANILNISPDTVKRYLQMFSDTYLIYLIPRCGKTNERILSPKKVYAPDLGIKTLFSGFRDKGSLFETYVYLKIKHYDPCYVYEKATEIDFLTKNNTLIEVKYGGEMTGKQFTLFNTFKADKRIIIRDIQDVDDYDYGSSRIMVHKIGFKDCNVFN, from the coding sequence GATATTTTATATCGTTATAATCCCTGGTGGGAAGATAAATATGTTTTAGAGGGTATGATTGAGAGAAGAAACCTTTTGGAATTGATGAAAAAATATTTCTCTTTGCCTCAGATTGTCTTTTTAACTGGCTTAAGAAGAATAGGAAAGACAACGCTTTTGAAACTCTTTATTAAATATTTGATAGATAAGCAAGGTATTGACCCTAAAAGGGTCTTCTATGTGAGTATGGATGATTATCTCCTTGCCAAAAAGAGCATTTTGGAATTAGTTGAGGGGTTTAGGGGTATTCACAGGATAGCCTTTAAAGAGAAGGTTTTTTTATTTTTTGATGAGATTACCTACAAGGACAATTTTGAATTACAACTTAAAAACCTTTACGACAGCCACAATGTTAAGATATATGTTTCCTCTTCATCTGCCTCAGCTTTTAAAAGCAAAAAGGCATATTTAACCGGCAGAAATATTATCATTGAAGCACTACCACTTGATTTTGAAGAGTATTTAGAATTTAGGGGGATTGTAATTAGTAAAGCCGATACTCAATTAGCCAAAAGGTATTTTGAGGATTATCTGGGTATAGGTGGCATACCAGAGTATGTTTTGCATCGGGATATGGATTGTTTAAGAGAGTTGGTAGATGATATTATTTATAGAGATATAGTTGCTTTTTATGGAGTCAAAAACCCAAATATACTTAAAGAATTCTTTGTCTTACTGATGGAGCGCTCTGGAAAACAGGTAAGCATTAATAAAATGGCCAATATCCTTAATATCTCTCCCGATACTGTAAAAAGATACCTTCAGATGTTTAGCGATACCTATCTTATTTATCTTATTCCTCGTTGCGGCAAAACAAATGAAAGGATATTATCTCCCAAAAAGGTTTATGCCCCAGATTTAGGGATTAAAACATTGTTTAGCGGCTTTAGGGATAAAGGCAGTTTGTTTGAGACTTATGTCTATTTAAAGATTAAGCATTATGACCCTTGCTATGTCTATGAAAAAGCCACAGAGATAGATTTTTTAACAAAGAATAATACATTGATTGAGGTAAAGTATGGGGGTGAGATGACTGGGAAACAATTTACTCTTTTCAACACATTTAAGGCAGATAAAAGAATAATTATAAGGGATATACAGGATGTAGATGATTATGATTATGGCTCATCACGGATTATGGTGCATAAGATAGGCTTTAAAGATTGTAATGTGTTTAACTAA